One Streptococcus gallolyticus subsp. gallolyticus DSM 16831 DNA window includes the following coding sequences:
- a CDS encoding replication-associated recombination protein A gives MPNNLALRMRPKNIDQVIGQKHLVGEGKIIRRMVEANMLSSMILYGPPGIGKTSIASAIAGTTKYAFRTFNATTDSKKRLQEIAEEAKFSGGLVLLLDEIHRLDKTKQDFLLPLLENGNIIMIGATTENPFFSVTPAIRSRVQIFELEPLSTDDIKTALQTALSDKERGFDFDVDIDADALDFIATATNGDLRSAFNSLDLAVMSTKADDNGLRHISLDTVENSLQRSYITMDKDGDGHYDVLSALQKSIRGSDVNASLHYAARLIEAGDLPSLARRLTVIAYEDIGLANPDAQIHTVTALDAAQRIGFPEARILIANVVIDLALSPKSNSAITAIDKAISDLHQNGNLPIPRHLRDGHYAGSKELGNAQGYKYPHDYPEKWVKQQYLPDKLVGKNYFDANQTGKYERALGANKERIDELSK, from the coding sequence ATGCCAAATAATCTCGCTTTGCGAATGCGCCCTAAGAATATTGACCAAGTGATTGGGCAGAAGCATCTAGTCGGTGAAGGAAAAATCATTCGCCGTATGGTGGAGGCCAATATGCTGTCATCAATGATTCTCTACGGTCCTCCTGGTATCGGGAAGACCTCAATCGCTAGCGCTATCGCAGGAACAACCAAATACGCTTTTCGGACGTTCAACGCTACAACAGACAGCAAAAAGCGCCTGCAAGAAATTGCCGAGGAAGCTAAATTTTCTGGCGGTTTAGTCTTACTGCTCGACGAAATTCACCGCTTAGATAAAACCAAGCAAGATTTCTTGCTACCTTTACTTGAAAATGGCAATATTATCATGATTGGGGCAACAACTGAAAATCCTTTCTTTTCGGTGACGCCAGCCATTCGCTCAAGGGTACAAATTTTTGAATTAGAACCTTTGTCAACTGATGACATAAAGACAGCTTTGCAAACAGCGTTATCTGATAAAGAGCGCGGATTTGACTTTGATGTTGATATTGATGCCGATGCGCTTGATTTCATTGCAACGGCAACCAACGGCGACCTACGCTCAGCTTTTAATTCGCTTGATTTAGCGGTCATGTCTACCAAAGCAGATGATAACGGGCTGCGCCACATTAGCCTTGACACCGTTGAAAATAGCTTGCAGCGCAGTTATATTACCATGGATAAAGACGGCGATGGTCACTATGATGTGCTGTCAGCTTTGCAAAAATCCATTCGTGGCTCTGATGTCAATGCTAGTCTGCACTACGCCGCTCGTCTGATTGAAGCTGGTGATTTGCCAAGCCTTGCTCGCAGGCTAACTGTGATTGCTTACGAGGATATTGGGCTTGCTAATCCTGACGCTCAAATTCATACGGTTACGGCTCTTGATGCTGCCCAAAGAATTGGTTTTCCTGAAGCACGTATCTTAATTGCAAACGTCGTAATTGACCTTGCCTTATCACCAAAATCAAATTCTGCCATTACAGCGATTGACAAGGCTATCAGCGACCTTCATCAAAACGGAAATCTGCCAATTCCACGTCATCTACGCGACGGACATTACGCTGGCAGCAAAGAATTGGGCAACGCACAAGGCTACAAATACCCTCATGATTATCCTGAAAAATGGGTTAAACAGCAGTATTTACCAGATAAGTTAGTCGGAAAAAATTATTTTGACGCTAACCAAACTGGGAAATACGAGCGTGCCCTCGGTGCTAACAAAGAGCGAATTGATGAACTGTCTAAATAA
- a CDS encoding GNAT family N-acetyltransferase, whose amino-acid sequence MQIRPMELEDIEQVVILENQTWDTFNTPAPLPIANKDKIIKDFENGTHYLVAEENQDILGVLDYHTYYPFPSGHHVVTFGIAVSEKTRGQGIGRKLIQTFFDMAKADGYQKVLIHVLSSNEKACTFYEKLGFKQEAILKNQFYLNHTYVDDLVYSYYLEEIYAK is encoded by the coding sequence ATGCAAATACGACCAATGGAGCTAGAAGATATTGAACAAGTGGTTATACTAGAAAACCAAACATGGGATACATTTAACACGCCAGCTCCGCTACCTATTGCAAATAAGGATAAAATCATCAAAGATTTTGAAAATGGAACACATTATCTTGTCGCTGAAGAAAATCAGGACATTTTAGGTGTTCTTGATTACCATACTTATTATCCTTTCCCTAGCGGTCATCACGTGGTAACTTTTGGCATTGCCGTTTCTGAAAAAACGCGCGGTCAAGGTATCGGACGCAAACTTATCCAAACTTTCTTCGATATGGCAAAAGCTGACGGCTACCAAAAAGTTCTCATTCATGTGCTATCATCAAATGAAAAAGCCTGCACATTCTACGAAAAATTAGGCTTTAAACAAGAGGCTATTTTGAAAAATCAATTTTACCTAAACCATACTTACGTTGATGACCTCGTTTACAGTTATTATCTGGAGGAGATATATGCCAAATAA
- a CDS encoding DUF3013 family protein, producing the protein MAKFGFLSVLEEEMDKHFTFDYAIDWNKKNHAVEVTFILEAQNQFAVETVDDQGEISNDDIIFEDYVLFYNQAKSKVDEDDYLVTIPFDAKKGFSREFLAYFAETLNDVATKGLDDLMDFLADENATDFALEWDAESFENGKAELKETEYFAYPRY; encoded by the coding sequence ATGGCTAAATTTGGCTTTTTATCAGTATTAGAAGAAGAAATGGACAAGCACTTCACGTTTGATTATGCCATTGATTGGAATAAGAAAAATCATGCGGTGGAAGTGACTTTTATTTTGGAAGCGCAGAATCAATTTGCGGTTGAAACTGTGGATGACCAAGGTGAAATCAGCAATGATGACATCATTTTTGAAGATTATGTGCTTTTTTACAATCAAGCAAAATCAAAAGTTGATGAAGATGATTATTTGGTGACTATTCCATTTGACGCCAAAAAAGGCTTCTCGCGTGAATTTTTAGCCTATTTTGCTGAAACATTGAACGACGTAGCAACCAAAGGTCTTGATGATTTAATGGACTTTTTAGCAGACGAAAATGCGACTGACTTTGCGCTCGAATGGGACGCTGAAAGCTTTGAAAATGGCAAAGCAGAACTGAAAGAAACAGAATACTTTGCCTATCCGAGGTATTGA
- a CDS encoding GNAT family N-acetyltransferase — MIRLEQAQAKDLEAIISIQRASFKAIYDKYHDEYDPYVEDEERIRWKLMERPNSFYYFVKKDDEIIGFLRVLTNDGQTKAWLGTAAILPKYQRKGYGSKGIYLLEEEFSTVTQWDLCTVFQEESLVKFYEKCGYHQTHTESEQEGMDMVYMTKTINN, encoded by the coding sequence ATGATTAGACTTGAACAAGCACAAGCAAAGGATTTAGAAGCTATTATCAGTATTCAACGTGCTAGCTTTAAGGCAATTTATGATAAATATCATGATGAATATGATCCCTATGTGGAAGATGAGGAGCGCATTAGGTGGAAGTTGATGGAACGTCCTAATAGTTTTTATTATTTCGTCAAAAAGGACGATGAGATTATTGGTTTTCTTCGGGTACTCACCAATGATGGACAAACCAAGGCTTGGCTAGGAACGGCAGCTATATTACCGAAATACCAGCGAAAAGGCTATGGTTCTAAAGGCATTTATTTACTTGAAGAAGAATTTTCAACCGTTACCCAGTGGGATTTGTGCACGGTTTTTCAAGAAGAGTCTTTGGTAAAATTTTATGAAAAATGTGGTTACCATCAAACCCATACTGAGTCAGAGCAAGAAGGTATGGATATGGTTTACATGACTAAAACTATTAATAACTAA
- the prmA gene encoding 50S ribosomal protein L11 methyltransferase, producing the protein MNSWQELTVEVLRDAEEAASNILIELGSQGVAIDDSADYLGHVGKYGEVFPEIKQVETVKITAYYPENVDIEAVEKEVADRLAELTDFGVDAGDVHYATQELAEQDWAENWKKYYEPTRISHDLTIVPSWTDYEASEGEKTIRLDPGMAFGTGTHPTTKMSLFALEQVLRGGETVLDVGTGSGVLSIASSLLGAKDIYAYDLDEVAVRVAQENIDLNANTENIHVATGNLLQGVGIQADVIVANILADILVNMTEDAYRLVKDEGYLIMSGIISDKWDMVRKSAEDAGFFLETHMVQGEWNACVFKKTDDISGVIGG; encoded by the coding sequence ATGAACTCATGGCAAGAGTTAACTGTTGAGGTTTTACGTGATGCAGAAGAAGCTGCATCGAATATTTTGATTGAATTAGGTAGTCAAGGTGTGGCGATTGATGATAGTGCGGACTATCTCGGTCATGTTGGCAAATACGGCGAAGTATTTCCAGAAATCAAACAAGTGGAAACTGTTAAAATCACAGCTTACTACCCAGAAAACGTTGATATTGAGGCTGTTGAAAAAGAAGTGGCTGACCGCTTAGCGGAATTGACTGATTTTGGCGTTGATGCTGGTGATGTTCACTACGCAACGCAAGAATTAGCAGAGCAAGATTGGGCAGAGAACTGGAAAAAATATTATGAACCAACGCGTATCAGTCATGATTTGACAATCGTTCCAAGTTGGACAGATTATGAAGCTAGTGAGGGTGAGAAAACAATTCGTCTCGACCCTGGTATGGCATTTGGTACAGGAACTCACCCAACCACAAAAATGAGTCTTTTTGCGCTCGAGCAAGTGCTTCGTGGCGGTGAAACGGTCCTTGATGTCGGTACTGGTTCAGGTGTGCTTTCGATTGCAAGTTCACTACTTGGGGCAAAAGACATTTACGCTTATGACCTTGACGAAGTAGCGGTGCGCGTGGCACAAGAAAATATTGATTTGAATGCTAATACTGAAAATATCCACGTGGCTACTGGAAATCTTTTGCAAGGTGTTGGCATTCAAGCAGACGTTATTGTGGCAAATATCCTTGCGGACATTTTGGTCAATATGACAGAAGATGCTTATCGTCTTGTCAAAGATGAAGGTTACCTTATCATGTCAGGCATTATTTCTGATAAATGGGATATGGTTCGTAAATCAGCTGAGGACGCAGGTTTCTTCCTTGAAACACACATGGTTCAAGGCGAATGGAATGCTTGTGTTTTCAAAAAAACAGATGATATTTCAGGTGTAATTGGAGGATAA
- a CDS encoding 16S rRNA (uracil(1498)-N(3))-methyltransferase has product MQQYFVAGQAQDVVTITDKDTIKHMFNVMRLTENDEVVLVFDDHVKRLAKVIDSAEHRFEIIEELDSNVELPVEVTIAAGFPKGDKLEFLAQKGTELGMAKLWAFPADWSVVKWDGKKLAKKADKLAKITLGAAEQSKRNVIPEVTLFEKKAAFLAELEQFDRIFIAYEESAKEGETAVLARELSQIKAGEKILFIFGPEGGISPEEIETFESKGGLKIGLGPRIMRAETAPLYALASVSYALELMK; this is encoded by the coding sequence ATGCAACAGTATTTTGTAGCAGGACAAGCTCAAGATGTCGTTACAATCACAGATAAAGATACGATTAAGCATATGTTTAACGTCATGCGTTTGACAGAAAACGACGAAGTTGTCCTTGTCTTTGATGACCACGTGAAGCGTTTGGCAAAAGTCATTGATAGTGCTGAACACCGTTTTGAAATCATTGAAGAACTAGATAGCAATGTTGAATTGCCTGTTGAGGTGACGATTGCCGCAGGATTTCCAAAGGGTGATAAATTGGAATTTCTAGCACAAAAAGGGACTGAACTTGGTATGGCAAAGCTCTGGGCATTTCCAGCGGATTGGTCAGTGGTCAAATGGGACGGCAAAAAATTAGCCAAAAAAGCTGATAAGCTGGCAAAAATCACACTAGGTGCTGCGGAACAAAGCAAACGTAATGTGATTCCAGAAGTCACTCTTTTTGAGAAAAAAGCAGCTTTTTTAGCAGAACTTGAGCAATTTGACAGGATTTTTATTGCTTATGAGGAATCAGCCAAGGAAGGTGAGACGGCTGTTCTAGCGCGTGAATTGTCACAAATTAAAGCAGGAGAGAAAATTCTCTTTATCTTTGGACCAGAGGGCGGCATTTCGCCAGAAGAAATCGAAACATTTGAATCAAAAGGTGGTTTGAAAATCGGTTTAGGACCACGTATCATGCGCGCTGAAACCGCACCGCTATACGCTTTAGCGAGCGTTAGCTATGCCTTGGAATTGATGAAGTAG
- a CDS encoding LacI family DNA-binding transcriptional regulator, with the protein MATIKDVARVAGVSTSTASRALHDSSMISEATKRRVRRAMKELDYSPNYSAQNLVNRTTNTIGIILPVRESQDSLGNNPFFMQIIQGISSVCSENDYMVSLATGRTDDELQKNIQTLIRSGNITKLIFLYSRKADPVFEFVKQEKKVSCVVVGRSYEDAPQKMVRFVDNNNDQAGKDATTFMLAKGYNHLVFAYTDMDELVQTERYQGYCEALQEYGKKGSTLQLSRLSDEENAVKLQTFLAENPKTEAFVACDDIMAIRLQRLFKDSDLENHYAMIGFNNSLITEIASPALTSVDIFPYELGENAAKLLLADPKNLTEQTVVIPHKIIERESTPDLG; encoded by the coding sequence ATGGCAACAATTAAAGATGTCGCAAGGGTTGCGGGGGTATCAACTTCGACAGCTTCACGTGCTCTGCATGATAGTAGTATGATTAGCGAGGCGACTAAAAGACGTGTGCGTCGTGCGATGAAAGAACTGGATTACTCTCCAAACTATTCGGCACAAAATCTAGTCAATCGCACAACCAATACAATAGGGATTATTTTGCCCGTGCGAGAAAGTCAGGATTCACTTGGAAATAACCCATTTTTCATGCAAATTATTCAAGGTATTTCAAGCGTGTGTAGCGAGAATGACTACATGGTCAGCTTGGCAACAGGACGAACAGATGACGAATTGCAAAAAAATATCCAAACCTTAATTCGTAGCGGCAACATCACTAAGCTTATTTTTCTTTATTCAAGAAAAGCAGATCCAGTTTTTGAATTTGTCAAACAAGAAAAGAAGGTTTCTTGTGTCGTCGTTGGTCGTTCTTACGAAGATGCTCCGCAAAAAATGGTGCGTTTTGTTGATAATAATAATGACCAAGCTGGTAAAGATGCAACGACATTCATGTTAGCCAAAGGCTATAATCATCTTGTTTTTGCCTATACTGATATGGATGAATTAGTGCAAACCGAACGTTATCAAGGTTACTGTGAAGCCTTGCAAGAATACGGTAAAAAAGGGAGTACATTGCAATTATCACGCCTAAGCGACGAGGAAAATGCGGTGAAGTTGCAGACGTTTCTTGCTGAAAATCCCAAAACAGAAGCTTTTGTTGCCTGTGATGACATCATGGCGATTCGTTTGCAACGTTTATTTAAGGATAGTGACCTTGAAAATCATTATGCTATGATTGGTTTTAACAATTCATTGATTACAGAAATTGCGAGCCCTGCCTTGACTTCCGTGGATATTTTTCCATATGAGTTGGGGGAGAATGCCGCCAAATTATTATTAGCTGACCCTAAAAATTTAACTGAACAAACGGTTGTTATTCCACATAAAATCATTGAACGCGAATCAACACCAGATTTGGGTTAA
- a CDS encoding PTS transporter subunit IIBC, with the protein MKKAFKNLTSFEFWQKFGKCLMVVIAVMPAAGLMVSIGNSLPLINADSALLATVGNVIAQIGWGIINNLHILFALAIGGSWAKERAGGAFAAGIAFILINLITGHVYGISLDMIADGTSTVHNVLGGEMLVADYFVNVLGQPALNMGVFVGIISGFVGATAYNKYYNYRKLPDVLSFFNGKRFVPFVVIYRSVLVGLFMSLVWPIIQSGINGFGMWIASSQDSAPFLAPFLYGTLERLLLPFGLHHMITIPMNYTSLGGTYEILTGAQKGTEVFGQDPLWLAWVTDLINLKGSNASAYQDLLTNVTPARFKVGQMIGATGTLMGLSLAMYRNVDPDKKKKYTAMFISTAAATFLTGVTEPIEYMFMFVAMPLYVVYAVVQGVTFALADLVNLRLHSFGNIELLTRTPMALKAGLGGDLINFVICCILSGVVMYFIADFMIKKFNFATPGRNGNYDDMDDDQASASADGASVSADSQIVQIINLLGGRDNIEDVDACMTRLRVTVKDVAKVGDEDTWKKAGAMGLIIKGSGVQAVYGPKADILKSDIQDLLDSGAEIPTVNLSEVEGNDVTKVSYKGVTEDVNAVADGDVKPITEVKDPVFAGKMMGDGFAVEPENGNVYAPVSGIVTSVFPTKHAFGLLTDNGLEVLVHIGLDTVALNGVPFSVKIAEGQRVQAGELLVVADLAAIRSAGRETTIIVAFTNTAEIKAVNLTQTGKVSANTPVAKVEL; encoded by the coding sequence ATGAAGAAGGCATTTAAAAATTTAACCAGCTTCGAATTTTGGCAAAAATTCGGAAAATGCTTGATGGTTGTTATTGCTGTTATGCCAGCAGCAGGTTTAATGGTTAGTATTGGGAACTCACTTCCGCTAATCAATGCAGACTCAGCCCTTCTTGCTACGGTTGGTAATGTTATTGCTCAAATCGGATGGGGAATTATCAATAACCTTCATATCCTCTTCGCGTTAGCAATTGGTGGTAGTTGGGCAAAAGAACGTGCTGGTGGTGCGTTTGCAGCAGGTATCGCATTTATTCTCATCAACCTTATCACAGGTCACGTTTATGGCATTTCACTTGATATGATTGCCGATGGTACAAGTACGGTTCACAATGTGCTTGGTGGTGAAATGCTTGTAGCTGACTACTTTGTCAATGTTCTTGGTCAACCTGCCCTTAATATGGGTGTGTTTGTCGGTATTATCTCTGGTTTTGTTGGGGCAACAGCTTACAATAAATACTATAACTACCGCAAATTACCAGACGTTCTTTCATTCTTTAATGGTAAACGTTTCGTACCGTTCGTTGTTATCTATCGTTCAGTTCTTGTTGGTTTGTTTATGTCACTTGTTTGGCCAATCATCCAATCAGGAATCAACGGATTTGGTATGTGGATTGCATCTTCACAAGATTCAGCACCATTTTTAGCACCATTCTTATATGGTACTTTGGAACGTTTGCTTCTTCCATTTGGACTTCACCACATGATTACTATCCCAATGAACTACACATCACTTGGTGGTACTTATGAAATTTTGACAGGTGCTCAAAAAGGAACAGAAGTCTTTGGTCAAGACCCACTTTGGTTAGCATGGGTAACAGACCTTATCAATCTTAAAGGTTCTAATGCTTCAGCATACCAAGATCTTTTAACAAATGTAACACCAGCTCGCTTTAAAGTTGGGCAAATGATTGGTGCAACTGGTACACTTATGGGACTTAGTCTTGCTATGTACCGTAATGTTGACCCTGACAAGAAGAAAAAATACACTGCTATGTTCATCTCAACAGCAGCAGCAACATTCTTAACAGGTGTTACTGAACCAATCGAATACATGTTTATGTTCGTTGCAATGCCACTTTACGTTGTTTATGCAGTCGTTCAAGGGGTGACATTTGCTTTAGCTGATTTAGTTAACCTTCGTCTCCATTCATTTGGTAATATTGAACTTTTAACACGTACGCCTATGGCTCTCAAAGCTGGACTTGGCGGTGATTTGATTAACTTTGTCATCTGTTGTATTTTATCAGGGGTTGTGATGTACTTTATCGCAGACTTCATGATTAAGAAATTCAACTTTGCTACTCCAGGTCGTAATGGTAATTATGACGATATGGATGATGACCAAGCTAGTGCATCAGCAGACGGTGCTAGTGTCTCTGCAGACTCACAAATCGTTCAAATCATTAATCTCCTTGGTGGACGCGATAACATCGAAGATGTTGATGCTTGTATGACTCGACTTCGTGTCACAGTCAAAGATGTCGCTAAAGTCGGTGATGAGGACACTTGGAAAAAAGCTGGCGCTATGGGACTTATTATCAAAGGCTCAGGTGTTCAAGCGGTTTATGGACCAAAAGCAGATATTTTGAAATCTGATATCCAAGACCTTCTTGATTCTGGCGCAGAAATTCCAACTGTCAACTTGTCAGAAGTTGAAGGAAACGATGTTACAAAAGTTTCTTATAAAGGTGTGACAGAAGATGTCAATGCAGTTGCAGACGGTGATGTAAAACCTATCACAGAAGTTAAAGACCCTGTCTTTGCTGGTAAAATGATGGGTGATGGCTTCGCTGTTGAACCAGAAAATGGCAATGTTTACGCACCAGTTTCAGGTATTGTAACCAGCGTCTTTCCAACAAAACACGCCTTTGGTCTATTAACAGACAATGGACTTGAAGTTCTTGTTCACATTGGTTTAGATACTGTTGCTCTTAACGGAGTACCATTCTCAGTTAAGATTGCAGAAGGTCAACGTGTTCAAGCTGGTGAGCTTTTGGTGGTAGCTGATTTAGCAGCTATTCGTTCAGCAGGTCGTGAAACAACAATTATTGTTGCCTTCACAAATACAGCAGAAATCAAAGCAGTCAATTTAACACAAACAGGAAAAGTTTCTGCTAACACACCTGTTGCCAAAGTAGAACTTTAA
- a CDS encoding endonuclease/exonuclease/phosphatase family protein, with protein sequence MAKFLTLNTHSWLEANSLKKLFDLAETIYSENYDVICLQEINQDIRGLLTKEVDGYEKLPGSPALHRDNYALQLVNYLRSQGRYYYWSWAYNHIGYEKYNEGVVILSKTPIKVNDILVSDVDDETDFHTRRVLVAETEIDQKPITVVSLHMSWFGKGFESEWQKLETALLDYPKPLVLMGDFNNPTDTAGYDMILNSPLDLQDSHKVAKKVQGDHTIIEDIDGWEGNKQSLKVDHVFTSKDIDILSSTVTFDGGEAPIVSDHFGLAVELNY encoded by the coding sequence ATGGCTAAATTTTTAACACTTAATACGCATTCTTGGTTGGAGGCAAATTCATTAAAGAAATTATTCGACTTGGCAGAAACGATTTATAGTGAAAATTATGATGTCATTTGCCTTCAAGAAATTAACCAAGATATTCGTGGACTGTTAACCAAAGAAGTTGATGGCTATGAAAAATTACCAGGCAGCCCAGCTTTGCATCGCGATAACTACGCTTTACAACTCGTGAATTATCTGAGAAGTCAAGGACGATATTATTATTGGTCTTGGGCATATAATCATATTGGATACGAAAAGTACAATGAGGGTGTTGTTATTCTATCAAAAACACCTATCAAAGTGAATGATATTCTGGTATCTGATGTTGATGACGAAACTGATTTTCACACAAGACGTGTTCTCGTTGCGGAGACAGAAATTGATCAGAAACCAATTACGGTTGTCAGCTTACACATGTCTTGGTTTGGTAAAGGCTTTGAAAGTGAATGGCAAAAGCTGGAGACAGCCCTGCTTGATTACCCCAAACCATTGGTACTCATGGGTGATTTTAACAACCCAACGGATACTGCTGGCTATGATATGATTTTAAACAGCCCACTTGATTTACAAGACAGCCACAAAGTGGCTAAGAAAGTCCAAGGCGACCACACGATTATTGAAGACATTGACGGCTGGGAGGGCAATAAACAATCCCTCAAAGTTGACCATGTTTTCACAAGTAAAGATATTGATATTCTATCATCAACCGTCACATTTGACGGCGGTGAAGCGCCAATCGTCAGTGACCATTTCGGTCTTGCCGTTGAGCTTAACTACTAA
- a CDS encoding M42 family metallopeptidase: MKTTVDYITKLANIPSPTGYTSHIMNYVIAELESFGYAPARTNKGGVMVTVTGKNDSKHRVVTAHLDTLGAMVRAVKPDGRLKMDLIGGFVYNAIEGENCTVHVSKNGKKISGTILMHQTSVHVYKDAGTAERNQTNMEVRLDEKVTNEKETRALGIEVGDFISFDPRVVVTESGFIKSRHLDDKVSAAILIELLKEYKAQNITLPYTTHFYFSAFEELGHGANSSIPVETVEYLSVDMGAMGDDQQTDEYSVSICVKDGSGPYHYELRQHLVKLANDNKIPYKLDIYPYYGSDASAALRAGAEVKHALFGAGIESSHSYERTHIDSVQATERLVDAYLKSPIVE, from the coding sequence ATGAAAACTACGGTTGATTATATTACAAAACTTGCAAATATCCCTTCACCTACTGGCTACACAAGTCACATTATGAATTATGTGATTGCTGAACTTGAAAGCTTTGGCTATGCGCCTGCTCGCACGAATAAAGGCGGTGTTATGGTCACAGTCACAGGTAAAAATGACAGCAAACACCGTGTGGTGACTGCTCATCTGGATACACTTGGTGCTATGGTTCGCGCTGTCAAACCTGATGGACGTCTCAAAATGGACCTTATCGGTGGCTTTGTTTACAACGCTATTGAGGGAGAAAATTGTACCGTTCACGTTTCTAAAAATGGCAAGAAAATCAGTGGTACAATCCTTATGCACCAAACATCTGTACACGTTTATAAAGATGCTGGTACGGCTGAGCGCAACCAAACTAACATGGAAGTTCGCCTTGATGAAAAAGTGACAAATGAGAAAGAAACACGCGCTCTTGGTATCGAAGTTGGTGACTTTATCTCATTTGACCCACGTGTTGTCGTTACCGAATCAGGTTTTATCAAATCACGTCACTTAGATGACAAAGTGTCAGCAGCTATCTTAATTGAATTGCTTAAAGAATATAAAGCGCAAAACATTACTTTGCCATACACGACACACTTCTACTTCTCAGCATTTGAAGAACTTGGTCATGGAGCGAATTCGAGTATCCCGGTTGAAACTGTTGAATACCTTTCGGTCGATATGGGAGCAATGGGAGACGACCAACAAACAGATGAATACAGTGTGTCAATCTGTGTTAAAGACGGTTCAGGACCTTATCACTATGAATTGCGCCAACATCTTGTCAAATTAGCAAATGACAATAAGATTCCTTACAAATTGGACATTTATCCGTATTATGGTAGTGATGCTTCTGCTGCTCTTCGTGCAGGTGCTGAAGTCAAACATGCCCTTTTTGGAGCTGGTATCGAATCAAGTCACTCATACGAACGCACACACATTGACTCTGTCCAAGCAACAGAACGCCTCGTTGACGCTTACCTAAAAAGCCCAATTGTGGAGTAA
- the nrdI gene encoding class Ib ribonucleoside-diphosphate reductase assembly flavoprotein NrdI codes for MSQEKRLAPLSIVYISLSGNTQSFVKRLTEHLLNHYSLDTQTINIKELNHETFPITTPFVAVLPTYLEGGNGIDSGDVEILTNPLGDFIAAHDNYKHCFGIIGSGNRNFNEQYCLTAKQYAKRFGFPMLGDFELRGTSADIERLAKIIVKQHQGFANPS; via the coding sequence ATGTCACAAGAAAAAAGGTTAGCTCCGTTGAGCATTGTTTATATTAGTTTAAGCGGTAACACACAAAGCTTTGTAAAGCGCTTAACTGAACACTTACTGAACCATTATTCACTAGATACACAGACCATTAATATCAAAGAACTCAATCATGAAACATTTCCAATCACGACACCTTTTGTTGCTGTTTTGCCAACCTATCTTGAAGGTGGTAATGGTATTGATTCAGGTGATGTTGAAATCTTGACGAATCCGCTAGGTGATTTTATTGCTGCTCATGACAACTACAAACATTGTTTTGGTATTATTGGTTCTGGCAATCGTAATTTCAACGAACAGTATTGCCTGACAGCCAAACAGTACGCCAAACGTTTTGGTTTTCCGATGTTGGGTGATTTTGAATTACGAGGAACAAGTGCTGATATTGAGCGCCTAGCAAAAATTATTGTGAAGCAACACCAAGGATTTGCCAATCCTAGTTAA
- a CDS encoding PTS cellobiose transporter subunit IIB, translated as MSKALIICVAGMSSSLMAQKTTDFFKNQGKDITVEAISSNEGEQVITDATYDLYLVSPQAGMYYNQFAAAGEKSGRPVVKVPPQAYVPIPMGVEKMANLIVENI; from the coding sequence ATGTCAAAAGCATTGATTATCTGTGTAGCTGGAATGTCATCATCACTAATGGCCCAAAAAACAACAGACTTTTTCAAAAACCAAGGTAAAGACATCACTGTAGAAGCTATCAGCTCTAACGAAGGTGAACAAGTTATTACTGACGCAACTTACGATTTGTATCTAGTTAGTCCACAAGCTGGTATGTACTATAACCAATTTGCAGCTGCTGGTGAAAAATCAGGTCGTCCAGTTGTTAAAGTTCCACCACAAGCTTATGTTCCAATCCCAATGGGTGTTGAGAAAATGGCTAATCTTATCGTAGAAAACATTTAA